The DNA segment TGCCTGCCCCCATATCCGAAATCGCATCATCTAAAGCATGTCTGGCAAAAACGGCCTGCATGTCCGCTTCATGCTTACCATACAGTTCTTCATCAATCCTGCGCTCAAAATAATTGGTAAAGCCTTCATTTAACCAGAAATCATTCCAGGTTGCATTGGTAACCAGGTTTCCACTCCAGCTATGTGCAAGCTCATGACAGATGATACTCACCAGTGAGCGGTCGCCGGCAATAATAGTTGGTGTAATAAAAGTCAGGTTCGGATTCTCCATTCCCCCAAAAGGGAAACTGGGTGGCAGCACCAGCAAATCATATCTTCCCCATCGGTACGGACCGTATAATTTTTCTGCAGCCGTAACCATTTTACCCATATCAGCAAATTCCCAAACGGCTTTCTGTAAAACTGAAGGCTCAGCATACACACCCGTACGGGAATCTACAGCTTTAAAAGTAATGTCACCCACCGCCAATGCCAGCAAATAAGATGGAATAGCATGCACCTGTTTAAAATGGTACACACCACTGTCGTTTTTTACGGTAGGGTTTTCAGCACTCATCAATGCCAAAAGTTCTTTTGGCACCCTAACCCTTGCATTATAGGTAAAACGGATACCGGGACTGTCCTGACAAGGAATCCAGCTGCGTGCAGCAATGCTTTCCGACTGGGTAAATAAATAGGGATGCTTTTTACCTGCAGTTTGCCGGGGTGTTAACCATTGCAGGGCACTTGCCTGCTTATCCGTAGTATAGTAAATATTCACTTGCCTGGTATCAGCTGAAATGGCCACTTTCAGTGCCTTGCCTATAAACTCCTTCTCTTGTCCGAAACTAAAAGTAGTGCTGCTTTCATCAGCACCCAGGCTAACCTTTTCAATATTGAGTTTACTGTCGTCAAAAACAAGCTCAGTCGCCCCCGCACTGTTATCAATTGTCCAGCTGGCCTTTCCTTTAATTTGCTGCTGCTCAAAATCAACCGCTATATCCAGGTCAAGGTGCTTCACAAAAGCAGCCGCGGCATTGGCATAAGAATGCGGGTCAGCTCCCCCTTCTGATAAAGCTGTTTTATGGTTTTCAGGCTGACAGGCAAGTATCATCAGAACAGGGATAGCTAAAATAAACCACTTCATATTTTATTTTAAAGCACTGGTATTCAGGTTTTTCATAAAACCTTCCAGCTCTTCTAAAGTATAGCCTTCGCCATCAAGGCTGATAGAATACCTGTCTTTATACAAATATTTAATTGACGAACGTACCGATTGGTCTGTCTTTGTGTCCTCGGTCACCGAACGGATCCCGTTCACTTCTTTGGTCTTGGTTTTTGTACCATTGGATTCGGATTCAGTATCCATACTCAAAGTCATAGCCATCAAAGAAACAAGCGCACTTCCGGTTTCACCTGCACCGTCCATCACCCCAACTTTTATATATTTGGTATCGTCACCGTAAGTTGCATCTATTGAACTCAGCCCGGTAGTGCCCAGGGCCCCTGCACTAAAGCTTTTTCTTTTTAAACCACCCAGTGTTTCAGGAACAACCGCTTTTAACTCATCGTTGGTCAAAGGGGTCATTTTCTTTAAAGCATTGCTCTGCTCTTCCATCTTTTCTGCAGCGCCCGACATCTTTTTCAGGTTACTCACGCCTTCCACCGCACTTCCAATACCTGTGCTTTTTTCTTCTTTGTTTGAATTACCGCAGGACACCATAAAAAATGCCATACCTGCTATCAGTGTTTTTCTAAGCATAGATTTATATTTTATTTGATATCGAAAGTAACAATTTCTTTTTTAATTGCACAGCATTATAAAAGGTCGTTGGCCAGATTGGCCAGCTCACTCCGCTCCCCCTTGTCCAGCGTAATGTGGGCATACAACGGATGGTCTTTTGCATGTTCAATCAGGTAAGACAAACCATTGCTCTCCGCATCCAGGTAAGGGGTATCTATCTGGTAAATGTCTCCGGTAAAAATGATCTTTGTATCCTCTCCTGCCCTGGATATGATGGTCTTAATCTCGTGGGGCGTTAAGTTCTGCGCTTCATCCACTATAAAAAAGATCTTGCTCAGGGTCCTTCCCCTGATATAGGCCAGCGGGGTGATCACAATCTTTTCGGTACTCACAAATTCATCAATCCTGGCCTGCATTTTAGGATCATCGTTAAACTGCTCTTTTATGAACCTCAGGTTGTCCCATATCGGGGCCATATAAGGGTCAATTTTTGATTTTACATCACCGGGTAAAAAACCGATATCTTTATTGCTCAGGGCAACAATAGGCCGGGTTACATAGATCTGCCGGTAGTCTTTACGTTGCTCCAGTGCGCCTGCAATGGCCAGCAGGGTTTTTCCCGTGCCCGCCTTTCCCTGTATGGTAACCAGTTTAATATCCGGGTTTAGCAATGCATTTATGGCAAAGGACTGCTCATCGTTGCGTGGGGAAATGTTAAATATAGTACGCGGGGCGACAGGGAAAAGACGTCCCAGAGCCGCATTGTACCAGCTGGCTGTTGTTTTTCGCTTCCCTTTTAAAATACAGAAATGATTGGCTTCCCTGTCCTGCATGTCCAGGCCCCCTGCATCCACACTTTCTCCGGCTTTCAACAGCTTAAACAATTCATCCGGAACATTCGTCAGCACTGCTTTTCCGGTGTACAGTTCATCTACATTTTTAATTTTACCGGTTTCGTAATCCTCCGCGTAGAGTTCCAGGGATTTAGCCTTTAAACGCAGGCATATGTCTTTAGACACCAGTACCACCTTCTTTTCAGGAAATTCCTGCTTCAGTCCCAATGCCGCATTCAGTATCCGGTGGTCAAATTTTCCCTTCCCAAAAACAGCTTCTGCATCAATTTGCCCGGGTACATTATCCATTACCACTTTAAACCGGCCATGTTTACTTCCATTTAAAGGGATCCACTGGTTCATGATCCGCTCGCCCGAAGCATGGTCCATCAGCCTGATGAAACTCCTGGCTTCCGCATTGCGGGTTTCATTGCCGTTTTTCATGTTGTCCAGTTCTTCCAGTACCTGTATCGGAATGGCCACATCATGCTCCTTGAAATTGTTAAAAGCATTGTGATCGTAGAGGATCACCGAGGTATCTAAAACGAAGATCTTTTTTTCTGTACTCATGATGTATAAAAATAAAGAAAAGATTTGTATCCCGGGGGCTAAAAACAATTAAAGCACCCCTACAGGTGCCTTAACATTGTTATTAATTGGGGGGAATTAACGCTAATGTAAACACATACATTATCATAATGAAATAATTTTTTATCATTATCTGTAACATAATTAAAACACTACATTAATTTAACCCTCAGAAAGGTTTCCAATATCGGGAAATGAAAATAACAGTAATGGGAACAGAAAAACGCATAAAAAGAAAACGGAGCCCTTCTTCTTTCGATTCTGGTTCTCCGTTTTCACCTTTCCTATGGCCGTGGCCACAAAAAAAGCATCAATTCGTCTTTTACTTAACAATACGTAATGTTCTTCAGTCCTTGCGAACTTTGAAATCCGTTATCCTTACTCCGGTCTGTCATTCCCTTAGAAATGCGCAGTGGTGTAGTGTCTGTCCTGGTGTCAGTGCTATTCATTCGCCTCTCGGCTCCTGATGTGTAGGTCTGCTTCGCTGTCTCCTTTGAATTCGATCCTTACTGATCCTTCGAAAATCCCAGAAACTTTTGCCCGGAGGCTCCTGATTCTTTTTGGAATGTTTCTCAGACTGTCAAAGTACTCCGTTATTGATACATCTAATGTACGGCGAATAATTACTTTAAGCAAATATATTTAAGTATATTTATTAACAAGTTTTTAACAGCTTTTCAACAGGTTATTCACAATCAGGCTATTTACCTTCAAGCTCGGCTATGGTAAAAGCTTTTTCCCTATCCTTATACTGTTTTCTTACTTTGGCTACTTCATCAATGGATACCTTTCCTGCATTATTTTCCCATGAACCACGGATAAAACTCAATACCTGCGCCACATCGTTGTCAGATATTTCATCGCTATGTGCAATCCCTGGCATATCGGCCGAAATCTCGGGCGCTTCATATACATAGCCGTTGATCTTAACCGGTCCGGTTAAACCATATAAAACAATAGAAATGAGTTTCTCTTTGTTTCCGGTAACCCATTCCGACTTATTTAACGGAGGGGCCAGCGACTTGATCCCATTGCCGTCCGGTGCATGACAGGTCTGACAGCTGGAAGCAAACAAAGCTGCCCCTTTAGGGAAATCCCTGATCAATAAAGAAGGGTCCCTGTTCTTCTGCGAATTGTTGACACCCGTAATCACTTTTTTCAACTGCTTGTTAATGGCCAGGTTGGCATCGGGTACCAGCCCTGCAATCTCTCCGGCAAACTGCTCCTCTCTATAGCTCAGGTTACTGATCACCGCAGCAGAAACGTAAGGGTTATCGGGATATTTCTTCACCAGCGCCAGCAACAGTGCATCTGCTGCAGGGGCATCATAAGGCCGGATGTAACTGGCTGCAAAACCCAGGTAAGGTGCGGCCATCTGATCATCAGCAGCAACCATCTTCAGCAGTTCATCTCTGAAATAGCGGTAGGAACTGCCATTGATTACAGCAGGCAGAACGCTTAAAGCCTGCATTTTTACCGGCCATTGCGGCGACCTCAATAACTCCAGCACTTCATTCGTCTGCAAGGCCGACAAACCTTCCAGTACCCACATCGCATGGATGAGCTGCAAGGGCCGATCCTTATGACCAAGCGCAGCTCTTAAATAAGGAATAGCCGATCTGTATCTGCCGTCAATCAGGATCTGCTGCGCCATGTCCCGCACCAGTCCGTTTTGATGCCCCAGCATCGCAACCAGTGCCCCGGGCTCCTCAGTAAACTTTACAGCAGCTGTTTTACTGTTTTTAGGAACTATTTTATAGATCCTGCCACATCCAAGGGGTTGCGCCAGCTTCCTTTCTTCTATAATGTTTCTTAAATAAGGTGTTACATAGGTTTTATGCTGTATAATCCCCCTGTACATGTCAACCACATATAAGGCCCCATCCAGTCCGTTGTATAAACTTACAGGTCTGAAACGTTCGTCTATACTCGCCAGAAATTCTTTGCCCTGATAGGCCTGTGTTCCGCTCACCACAAAACCCTTCTCAGTCAGCACGTTCCGCTTAATTAAATTGGCCGATGGTTCTGCCACAAAGGCATTAAAATCGTAGGCATCACCAAACAGGTGCCCACGGTAAATAAGCGGTCCGCAGGCCGCCGTAAAATTCCTTAAACGCAGACTGTCATCGAGCGTTCCGGGCATATATCCCCTGTTTACACCTGGCGTAGGCCTTGCCGGATAAACCCGGTTGTCCCGTACCGTTCTTTCCGAATAGCCCTCCACACCATGCTGGTCGGGGTTCCTGGCACCATAACCCGGGCTAAAATAATCACTCATCAGGTTGGTAGAATTGTCGTTGTAATAGAGCCGGCCATAGTTATCCTGACTGATCCCCCATTGTCCCCTGAAATGGGTTTCTTCTGTCACCCAGCGATCTCCATATTTGCGGTAGCGTTTGGTCGACTTGGCATTATAGATCCAGTTGTCCATCGCCCTCAGCAAGCCATTGGGCTGGTGTTCTACGTTCCCCTCCGCTGCATATTTATCATCAACCAGTATCCGCTTTCCGGGTTGATCATTTTTAATTTCATAGTACCAGAGGTTCGGCGATTCTGCCACCAGTATGCCCCCATCAATCAAACAGATGGCCCTTGGCAATACCAGCGAATCTAAAAAAACCTTCCGCTCATCTGCCACACCATCGCCATTCTTGTCCTCAAGGATCACGATCTTACCATTTGGCCTGTCCTCCCCTTTGCCATATACATCTGGCATATAGCCTACCATTTCTACTACCCAGATCCGGCCCCTGGCATCAAAGCTAAGGGCCACAGGTGCAGTAACCAGCGGCTCGGCAGCCACCAGCTTCACTTCAAAACCATTTTCCAGCTTCATCAGCTTAATGGCCGCATCGGCCGGTATCACCGGCGATCCGGTGGTATCGGGCATCAGGCCGGGCCTGGCTGTTCCAGTCGTTTTTTTATAACTCTGGCATTGGTACAACGTAAAAACAAAGAGTGCTAAAAGGGTATAAATATATAATTTCATAAAGGTTTACAATTCCTCGTTCTCAATAGCAGTTATTTTGGCCAGTCTTTTTATATGGCGCTCCTCATGGGTAAAACTTGCCTTTAAAAAAGCAAAGCTGATGTCCTTTGCCAGCTCTATCCCGATCACCCGTTCGCCCATACACAGGATATTGACATCATCGTGTTCTACCGACTGGTGTGCAGAATACGTATCATGGCATACACCGGCCCTTATCCCTTTAAACTTATTGGCCGCAATACTCACCCCTACCGCACTTCCGCAAACCAGGATGCCCCTTTCCCCTTTTTTTTCAAGAATGGCCCTGGCTACAGCTGCCGCATGGTCCGGATAATCCGTAGCAGCCGATGTATATGTCCCCAGATCCAGCACCTCATACCCTGCGGCTGTTAAAGTAGTCAGCAGTATATTTTTATAGGTAAAACCTGCATGATCTGAACCTATTATTATCTTCATGATGATTTATGTTTATTAAAGTGCCAATTTAGCCAATTTTATCTATTTTTACTGTAGCGTTTGTATGACACTCTGCGTTTTAACAACAATATTTCACAAATCTTAAAATATGATAATGAACCTTTTTACTAAACCGCTTTCCTTAAAATTTGCAAAACTTACTGCATTTTCGATTGCAGCCGCCAGCACCCTATTGTTAAATTCCTGCTCAAAAGATCCTGACCCGGTACAGGACGTTTCGTTTTTAGCCATTACCAATGCCTCGCCTACCCTGGCCTCTTATAATGTATATATTGGCGCTAACCAGGCCAACCGGAGTGGGGCCCTCGGCTTTGGCAGCAATGTTGCCTATGCGCAGTGCGCTGTTGGCAGCAACAGCGTTAAGTTTACCACTACCAGCAATACGGAAAGTGTCATCACCAAAGCTGTAAATGTAGAAGCAAATACGGCAAACTCCCTTTTCCTGATCGGTAAAGCCGGTCAGCTGGACTACCTGGTGCTCAAAGACCAGCTGGGCAGTGTCAGCTCCGACAAAACCTTTATCCGCTTCATCAACCTTTCGCCCGATGCCCCGGCATTGGACCTGGCTGTTAAAGATGGCAATACGCTTATTGCCGATAAAGCATATAAAGCCAGCAGCAGCTTTACAGAGTTCGAAGCAAAAACATACGTTTTAGTGGTTAAGGATAAAGCAACAGGAACAACACTAAAACGCGAACTGGCCAGTACCGAATTTAAGGCCGGCAGGTCTTATACCATTATTGCTGCTGGTTTAGTTGCCCCTGCCAATACGGAACAGGCCTTTACCACACAGATCATCACCAATCAGTAATCATAAGATCTCCACTATAAAAAAGGGCGCATATACATCATGTATAGCGCCCTTTCGGTTTAAATTGTGTGTGTGTGTGTGGTGGTTAGTGTCTTCCCCTGCCATGCCCTTTGTCATTTCCACGATCATGACCCCGGTCATTTCCTCTGTCATTGTCCCGGCCGCCCCAGTTGCCATGCCCACGGTCCCTGTCATAACCTCTGTCTCTATCTCTATCATAACCTCTATCATAACCTCTGTCACGCTCTCTGGAGTAGAATTTCTTTGCCTGTCCCGGAGGCATACCATGCGGATGGCCTTTTACGACATAATATCTTGAATCGTTGCTGTACCTGATGACCGGCTGGCTCCTTACATTCCTGTATCTCGAATAATATACCCTGTCATGGTCAAAGTTCCGGTAAGAATTTACCACTACCTTATAACCGTTATAAAGGTCGTAACTCCTGTACCTCGAAGGCAATGAAGCCGAAAACCTCCACCTGTTGCCCTCCATATAAATGAACTGGCGTTTTGGTACATGATAATAACACTCTACATCCGGCAGGTAATAATAATCCACATAATCATAGCCTACTGGTCCCCATAAAGGTTGTGAGCCAATATTTACATTGATACTTAACTGTGCCTTTGCCTGGTAGGGCATCCATCCCATTATTCCAAACATTCCTAATAATACTAACCTTTTCATAAACCAAATATTTAAAGTTCCATTTGTGTGTTGTTGAATCAAATCTCTATACTGAACATGAAATCAACATGAAATTTCAGAATTATTATTTTTTTTATTTTTCATCTTAATTTCATGTTCGGTCTGCATCTTCGTACCATTAATTATCTGGGCGCGGATAATTATAACACACACAATGTTTAAGTTGAGAAATGTTAGTTTGCCTCTGCAGAGAGGCAAACTTTCTATATATTTACAGGATGAGTACAGCTATTTTCTTCCGTATATGCCTTACAGCCATGGTCATCTCCTGGCTTCCCCTCGCCTCTTCAGCCAGCAATACGCGCCATACGTCTTATAAAACAAGCTGGCAGGACAAAAAAGATAAAAGGCAGGAACGCGGTAAAGAAAATAAGAAACCAGAGGTGAAAGAAGTTCCGCAATCCAGGAAACAGGAAAAGCCGGAAGAAGTAAAACCAGATAAAAAAGAAAAGCCGAAAGATAAAAGAGGAAATAACTAAGCCCATATTATGAAGGTCCTGATTGTAGAAGATGAAAAAACACTGGCTTATGAAATGGAAGACTTTTTGAAAAAGGCCTTTTATATCTGCGATCTGGCACATAACATCAGCGATGGGCTCGAAAAAATCAGTGCCAACAGCTACGACTTTATTTTACTCGACCTCGGACTGCCAGATGGGGATGGGCTAACCCTGCTCCCAAAAGCAAAAAAACACAATCCTGATGCAGCTTATATCATTTTAACGGCCCGGGGAAACCTGGAAGACAGGATTGCAGGGCTCGATCTGGGGGCCGACGATTACCTGCCCAAACCTTTCTCCCTGCTCGAACTGCAATCCAGGATGCAGGCCATTGCCCGCCGTAAATTCAATCTTAAAGAAGAGTTATTGCCCCTGGGCGATTTTAAGCTCGACCTGCAAAAAAGGCTCATCTTTTTTAACGGACAGCAAATCGAGCTTTCCAGAAAGGAATTTGATATCCTCAGCTACCTTTTCCTGCACAGCAACCGCGTGCTTACCCGCATGCAGCTGAGTGAACACATCTGGGGTACCTTTGCTGATGACGATTACGATTCCAATTATATAGATGCGCACATCAAGAACATCAGAAAAAAGCTGAATGCCTGGGCAGCTACAAATTTCCTGGAAACAGTACGTGGTGTAGGTTACAGAATAAAGAAATAATTGAAACTATCTGCCAAATTAATCCTGTTCATTACCAGCTCAAAGCTAGCTGTAGTGCTGCTGTTTGTCATTTCCCTCC comes from the Pedobacter heparinus DSM 2366 genome and includes:
- a CDS encoding response regulator transcription factor; the protein is MKVLIVEDEKTLAYEMEDFLKKAFYICDLAHNISDGLEKISANSYDFILLDLGLPDGDGLTLLPKAKKHNPDAAYIILTARGNLEDRIAGLDLGADDYLPKPFSLLELQSRMQAIARRKFNLKEELLPLGDFKLDLQKRLIFFNGQQIELSRKEFDILSYLFLHSNRVLTRMQLSEHIWGTFADDDYDSNYIDAHIKNIRKKLNAWAATNFLETVRGVGYRIKK
- a CDS encoding DUF4397 domain-containing protein, with translation MNLFTKPLSLKFAKLTAFSIAAASTLLLNSCSKDPDPVQDVSFLAITNASPTLASYNVYIGANQANRSGALGFGSNVAYAQCAVGSNSVKFTTTSNTESVITKAVNVEANTANSLFLIGKAGQLDYLVLKDQLGSVSSDKTFIRFINLSPDAPALDLAVKDGNTLIADKAYKASSSFTEFEAKTYVLVVKDKATGTTLKRELASTEFKAGRSYTIIAAGLVAPANTEQAFTTQIITNQ
- a CDS encoding PhoH family protein yields the protein MSTEKKIFVLDTSVILYDHNAFNNFKEHDVAIPIQVLEELDNMKNGNETRNAEARSFIRLMDHASGERIMNQWIPLNGSKHGRFKVVMDNVPGQIDAEAVFGKGKFDHRILNAALGLKQEFPEKKVVLVSKDICLRLKAKSLELYAEDYETGKIKNVDELYTGKAVLTNVPDELFKLLKAGESVDAGGLDMQDREANHFCILKGKRKTTASWYNAALGRLFPVAPRTIFNISPRNDEQSFAINALLNPDIKLVTIQGKAGTGKTLLAIAGALEQRKDYRQIYVTRPIVALSNKDIGFLPGDVKSKIDPYMAPIWDNLRFIKEQFNDDPKMQARIDEFVSTEKIVITPLAYIRGRTLSKIFFIVDEAQNLTPHEIKTIISRAGEDTKIIFTGDIYQIDTPYLDAESNGLSYLIEHAKDHPLYAHITLDKGERSELANLANDLL
- the rpiB gene encoding ribose 5-phosphate isomerase B, whose product is MKIIIGSDHAGFTYKNILLTTLTAAGYEVLDLGTYTSAATDYPDHAAAVARAILEKKGERGILVCGSAVGVSIAANKFKGIRAGVCHDTYSAHQSVEHDDVNILCMGERVIGIELAKDISFAFLKASFTHEERHIKRLAKITAIENEEL
- a CDS encoding M1 family metallopeptidase, with amino-acid sequence MKWFILAIPVLMILACQPENHKTALSEGGADPHSYANAAAAFVKHLDLDIAVDFEQQQIKGKASWTIDNSAGATELVFDDSKLNIEKVSLGADESSTTFSFGQEKEFIGKALKVAISADTRQVNIYYTTDKQASALQWLTPRQTAGKKHPYLFTQSESIAARSWIPCQDSPGIRFTYNARVRVPKELLALMSAENPTVKNDSGVYHFKQVHAIPSYLLALAVGDITFKAVDSRTGVYAEPSVLQKAVWEFADMGKMVTAAEKLYGPYRWGRYDLLVLPPSFPFGGMENPNLTFITPTIIAGDRSLVSIICHELAHSWSGNLVTNATWNDFWLNEGFTNYFERRIDEELYGKHEADMQAVFARHALDDAISDMGAGSKDTHLKTDYSGRNPDEGTNDIAYEKGYFFLRGIEAAVGREKFDAFLRSYFDAHAFQSLTTEQFLDYLNKNLIKGDGELEQKINVKAWVYGPGIPANIVAVGSERFKVIDGLLGRWRKTGQLTGLRKEIVSSNEKRYFISQLPADLTATEMSELDKEFHFTASNNTDVQLGWYTLAIRHHYTAADQRIRSYLIENGRMWHIIPLYKALLKTPEGTKTAKEIYKIARGNYHPMTYQAIDKLLK
- a CDS encoding DUF7133 domain-containing protein, with translation MKLYIYTLLALFVFTLYQCQSYKKTTGTARPGLMPDTTGSPVIPADAAIKLMKLENGFEVKLVAAEPLVTAPVALSFDARGRIWVVEMVGYMPDVYGKGEDRPNGKIVILEDKNGDGVADERKVFLDSLVLPRAICLIDGGILVAESPNLWYYEIKNDQPGKRILVDDKYAAEGNVEHQPNGLLRAMDNWIYNAKSTKRYRKYGDRWVTEETHFRGQWGISQDNYGRLYYNDNSTNLMSDYFSPGYGARNPDQHGVEGYSERTVRDNRVYPARPTPGVNRGYMPGTLDDSLRLRNFTAACGPLIYRGHLFGDAYDFNAFVAEPSANLIKRNVLTEKGFVVSGTQAYQGKEFLASIDERFRPVSLYNGLDGALYVVDMYRGIIQHKTYVTPYLRNIIEERKLAQPLGCGRIYKIVPKNSKTAAVKFTEEPGALVAMLGHQNGLVRDMAQQILIDGRYRSAIPYLRAALGHKDRPLQLIHAMWVLEGLSALQTNEVLELLRSPQWPVKMQALSVLPAVINGSSYRYFRDELLKMVAADDQMAAPYLGFAASYIRPYDAPAADALLLALVKKYPDNPYVSAAVISNLSYREEQFAGEIAGLVPDANLAINKQLKKVITGVNNSQKNRDPSLLIRDFPKGAALFASSCQTCHAPDGNGIKSLAPPLNKSEWVTGNKEKLISIVLYGLTGPVKINGYVYEAPEISADMPGIAHSDEISDNDVAQVLSFIRGSWENNAGKVSIDEVAKVRKQYKDREKAFTIAELEGK